In Gemmatimonas sp., a single genomic region encodes these proteins:
- a CDS encoding HAD hydrolase-like protein has product MKLVLFDIDGTLLWSDGAGRRAMENALLRVFGTTGDTSYRYDGKTDRQIAREQMREAGFTDATISSRLDDLLNEYVHGLNSELTREGATPARLCEGILPLLEALRGTSDVTLGLLTGNIERGARAKLNAVQVDFDQFRVNAFGCDHEERPQLPAVAQRRALDLLGLDIAGDRMVIIGDTPADIHCGRSLGVRAIGVATGRYSTDDLAAHTPAAVFTNLADTDAVVSAILA; this is encoded by the coding sequence GTGAAGCTCGTTTTGTTCGATATCGATGGCACGCTGCTCTGGTCCGACGGCGCTGGCCGCCGAGCCATGGAGAACGCCTTGTTGCGCGTGTTCGGCACGACCGGTGATACCAGCTATCGCTACGACGGCAAGACCGACCGGCAGATCGCGCGCGAACAGATGCGCGAGGCCGGCTTCACCGACGCCACGATCTCCAGCCGGCTCGACGACCTGCTCAACGAGTACGTGCACGGACTTAACAGCGAACTCACGCGGGAAGGCGCTACGCCGGCCCGGTTGTGTGAAGGGATTTTACCGCTGCTCGAGGCGCTGCGCGGCACGAGCGATGTCACCCTGGGCTTGCTCACGGGCAACATCGAGCGTGGAGCCCGTGCCAAGCTGAACGCGGTGCAGGTCGACTTCGACCAGTTCCGGGTGAATGCCTTCGGATGCGATCATGAAGAGCGTCCGCAACTGCCCGCGGTCGCGCAGCGTCGCGCCCTCGACCTGCTCGGTCTCGACATCGCCGGTGACCGCATGGTGATCATCGGTGACACGCCCGCGGATATTCACTGCGGACGCTCGCTCGGCGTGCGCGCAATCGGTGTGGCGACTGGTCGATACAGCACAGATGATCTGGCCGCGCACACTCCTGCGGCCGTGTTCACCAACCTCGCCGACACCGACGCCGTCGTGTCCGCGATCCTCGCCTGA
- a CDS encoding DMT family transporter, whose translation MTLPQTPAAAPRQGFGTTDLGLVLMSLIWGVNYSVVKAGLRTLSPLTFNGLRVSMAAIVLFAIAACVRDKLPSRRDIITLALLGLIGNGLYQLFFIFGMSRTRAGVAALVVAAGPAWIAIISRMLGREHLPLRGWSGIGLQLLGVACVVGSAQGFEGGRDVMLGAGLIALGSIAWATFSVLLQPYTKTAHPLHLSAITMASGALVLVSIALPDLIKLDWGAVSLVEWGAVTYAGIGALVVAYLLFYRGVRVLGATRTAMYGNLQPIVAIAFAWLMLGEQPTVWQILGAALIMAGLLLSRTAHARPLAERAASVSSSVQTS comes from the coding sequence ATGACTTTGCCTCAGACTCCAGCTGCTGCACCCCGCCAGGGCTTCGGGACCACCGATCTCGGGCTCGTGCTCATGTCGCTGATCTGGGGCGTCAACTACAGCGTGGTGAAGGCCGGACTCCGCACGCTCTCGCCGCTCACGTTCAACGGGCTGCGGGTCTCGATGGCGGCGATCGTGCTGTTCGCGATTGCCGCGTGCGTGCGCGACAAGCTGCCGTCGCGCCGGGACATCATCACGCTAGCGCTGCTTGGCCTGATCGGGAACGGGCTATACCAGCTGTTCTTCATTTTTGGCATGTCGCGCACACGCGCTGGCGTGGCGGCATTGGTGGTCGCGGCCGGACCGGCGTGGATCGCCATCATTTCGCGCATGCTGGGACGTGAACATCTGCCCCTTCGCGGATGGAGCGGCATCGGGTTGCAGCTGCTGGGCGTCGCGTGCGTCGTGGGTAGCGCGCAGGGCTTTGAAGGCGGTCGGGACGTCATGCTGGGCGCGGGACTGATCGCGCTCGGCAGCATCGCCTGGGCGACATTCAGCGTGCTGTTGCAGCCGTACACCAAGACCGCGCACCCACTGCACTTGTCGGCGATCACCATGGCCAGCGGCGCACTTGTGCTGGTGTCCATCGCGCTGCCCGATCTCATCAAGCTCGATTGGGGTGCTGTGTCGCTGGTGGAGTGGGGCGCGGTGACGTATGCCGGCATCGGGGCGCTGGTCGTGGCGTATCTGCTGTTCTATCGCGGGGTACGCGTGCTCGGCGCCACGCGCACCGCCATGTACGGCAACCTCCAGCCTATCGTCGCGATTGCCTTTGCCTGGCTTATGCTGGGCGAGCAGCCCACCGTGTGGCAGATACTCGGTGCCGCGCTCATCATGGCGGGACTGCTGCTGTCGCGCACGGCACACGCGAGACCGCTCGCGGAACGCGCCGCTTCCGTTTCATCCTCAGTCCAGACCTCGTGA